A window of the Deltaproteobacteria bacterium genome harbors these coding sequences:
- the atpD gene encoding F0F1 ATP synthase subunit beta produces MQKEKELPKGRITQIIGPVVDVQFGSSELPEVYTALKITNPSIDKREWNLVVEVAQHLGENTVRCVAMDSTEGLIRGMEVQNTGHPIEVPVGKEVLGRIVNVVGEPVDELGPVQAKKRYPIHRPAPSFVEQSTATEVFETGIKVVDLLAPYAKGGKIGLFGGAGVGKTVIIMELIHNVGMEHGGFSVFGGVGERTREGNDLWNEMKESGVLAKTALVYGQMNEPPGARARVGLTALTVAEYFRDEERQDVLLFIDNIFRFTQAGSEVSALLGRIPSAVGYQPTLSTDLGELQERITSTTKGSITSVQAIYVPADDLTDPAPATTFAHLDATTVLSRQIAELGIYPAVDPLDSTSRVLTPQVVGEEHYKVARDVQKILQRYKDLQDIIAILGMDELSEDDKLIVARARKIQKFLSQPFFVAAQFTGLEGKYVKLADTIKGFREIVEGKHDDLPEQAFYMVGTIEEVIAKAEKLAA; encoded by the coding sequence ATGCAAAAAGAAAAAGAACTTCCGAAGGGGCGAATCACACAGATTATCGGCCCAGTCGTCGATGTGCAATTTGGCTCATCGGAACTCCCAGAGGTTTATACCGCACTCAAGATCACGAATCCCTCTATCGATAAAAGAGAGTGGAATCTCGTCGTCGAGGTCGCCCAACACCTGGGTGAAAATACCGTCCGTTGTGTCGCGATGGACTCTACCGAAGGTCTTATCCGTGGAATGGAGGTTCAGAACACCGGGCATCCGATCGAGGTCCCTGTCGGAAAAGAGGTTTTAGGAAGGATTGTGAATGTCGTTGGTGAGCCTGTGGATGAATTGGGCCCTGTCCAGGCGAAAAAGAGATATCCGATCCATCGTCCAGCCCCTTCTTTCGTTGAGCAGAGCACCGCGACGGAGGTTTTTGAGACCGGGATCAAGGTGGTCGATCTGCTTGCCCCCTATGCAAAGGGAGGAAAGATCGGACTCTTCGGGGGGGCCGGTGTTGGGAAGACAGTCATCATTATGGAGTTGATCCACAACGTTGGTATGGAGCATGGAGGTTTTTCCGTTTTTGGAGGTGTCGGTGAGAGAACCCGTGAAGGGAATGATCTCTGGAATGAGATGAAAGAGTCCGGGGTCTTGGCCAAGACAGCTCTTGTTTATGGCCAGATGAATGAGCCACCAGGTGCACGTGCCCGTGTCGGTCTGACGGCATTGACTGTCGCCGAATATTTCCGTGATGAAGAACGTCAGGACGTGCTTCTCTTTATTGACAATATTTTCCGGTTCACACAGGCAGGTTCCGAGGTCTCGGCCCTCCTCGGCCGTATCCCATCGGCGGTCGGTTATCAGCCGACACTCTCGACCGACTTGGGGGAGCTTCAGGAGCGGATCACCTCAACCACGAAGGGCTCGATCACCTCAGTCCAGGCGATCTACGTCCCGGCGGATGACCTGACCGATCCGGCGCCCGCAACGACCTTTGCCCATCTCGATGCAACGACCGTTCTCTCGAGACAGATTGCCGAGTTGGGGATCTATCCGGCGGTCGATCCACTCGACTCGACCTCACGCGTCCTGACCCCGCAGGTGGTTGGTGAGGAGCACTACAAGGTAGCACGTGATGTCCAGAAAATCCTTCAGCGCTACAAGGACCTGCAGGATATTATTGCGATCCTCGGCATGGACGAACTCTCGGAAGACGATAAATTGATCGTTGCCCGGGCACGGAAGATCCAGAAATTTCTTTCTCAGCCGTTCTTCGTCGCAGCACAGTTTACCGGCCTCGAAGGGAAATATGTAAAGCTCGCCGACACGATCAAGGGGTTCAGGGAGATCGTGGAAGGGAAGCATGACGATTTGCCCGAGCAGGCGTTTTATATGGTCGGGACGATTGAAGAGGTGATCGCAAAGGCAGAGAAGTTGGCGGCTTAA
- the atpG gene encoding ATP synthase F1 subunit gamma: MATLKTIRKRIASVKNTQKITKAMKMVAAAKLRRAQTRLMNARPYANQVENLLQNLAQLAASVPLLKKRDEIKRAEFLILTSDRGLCGGFNGNLLRRIEDFLNSECGRYQEVRIHMVGKKGRDFFRARRRELATISTGLYDQMNYEKTLKMAEDLLTGYQEEKFDHCYLVYNRFQSAISQEIRIDRLLPIEPKPIEGYLPEYIYEPSREKLVGEILLRGVATMIHRAFLESVASELGARMAAMENATNNCNDMIYRLTLQLNRVRQAAITRELMDIVNGAESLK; the protein is encoded by the coding sequence ATGGCAACTTTAAAAACAATTCGTAAGAGAATCGCCTCGGTCAAGAATACCCAGAAGATTACAAAGGCGATGAAGATGGTCGCGGCGGCGAAACTTCGTCGGGCCCAGACCCGGCTCATGAATGCCCGCCCCTACGCCAATCAGGTGGAGAATCTGCTCCAGAATTTGGCCCAGCTTGCCGCCAGTGTCCCTTTATTGAAGAAAAGAGACGAAATAAAACGGGCAGAATTTCTGATCCTGACCTCGGATCGAGGCCTCTGTGGTGGATTTAATGGAAACCTCTTGAGACGGATCGAGGATTTCCTGAATTCGGAATGTGGCAGGTATCAAGAGGTTCGAATCCATATGGTTGGGAAGAAGGGGCGTGATTTCTTTCGGGCTCGAAGGCGCGAACTGGCGACTATCTCGACAGGGTTATACGACCAGATGAATTACGAAAAGACACTTAAGATGGCCGAAGATCTTCTCACGGGATACCAGGAGGAGAAATTCGATCACTGCTATCTTGTTTATAACCGCTTTCAATCAGCGATCAGTCAGGAGATCCGCATTGATCGTCTGCTCCCGATCGAGCCCAAACCGATCGAGGGGTATCTGCCTGAATATATCTATGAGCCGTCACGCGAAAAACTGGTGGGGGAAATCCTGCTGCGTGGGGTTGCGACGATGATCCACCGTGCCTTCCTCGAGAGTGTCGCCTCTGAATTGGGAGCCCGCATGGCGGCGATGGAGAATGCGACAAACAATTGCAATGACATGATCTACCGGCTGACCCTCCAGCTCAACAGGGTCAGGCAGGCGGCGATTACCAGGGAGCTGATGGATATTGTGAACGGGGCAGAATCACTAAAATAA
- a CDS encoding acyl-CoA dehydrogenase family protein — protein sequence MPSYDLTPEQEMLRKTVREFAEEEIRPIAQKLDEKEEFSYGLVEKMGKLGLFGITVSPNYGGQGMDTLSYIIAVEELARVDGCQAATIAAENGLGIGPIFHFGSEEQKKKYLPDLCAGKKLWGFGLTEPNAGSDAGNSSTRAELKNGKWVINGAKIFITNGASKITAGITVQSVTGKLSNGNKEISCILVESGTVGFSTREMHHKLTWRSSNTGELFFEDVTVPEANLLGKKGDGYRQMLATLDGGRLAIAAMGVGGAQGAFEAALKYSQERKTFGLPLCKHQTIAFKLADMATEIELARTFLYRACWLKDQGQPFKKEAAMAKLYASEMMGRVADAAVQIHGGYGLMEEYPVAKFYRDQRLLEIGEGTSEVQRMVISRQIGC from the coding sequence ATGCCCTCCTACGATCTGACCCCCGAACAAGAGATGCTCCGAAAGACGGTTCGGGAGTTCGCGGAAGAAGAGATCCGTCCTATCGCCCAGAAGCTCGATGAAAAGGAGGAGTTCTCCTATGGGCTTGTTGAAAAAATGGGGAAGCTCGGTCTCTTCGGGATCACCGTCTCTCCCAACTACGGTGGGCAAGGGATGGACACCCTCTCCTACATCATTGCTGTCGAAGAGCTCGCACGGGTCGATGGTTGCCAAGCAGCCACTATCGCAGCAGAAAACGGCCTCGGGATCGGGCCGATCTTTCATTTTGGGAGTGAGGAGCAAAAGAAAAAATATCTCCCCGATCTCTGTGCCGGGAAGAAACTGTGGGGGTTTGGTCTTACCGAACCAAATGCAGGAAGTGATGCCGGGAACTCCTCAACCCGCGCCGAACTCAAAAACGGCAAGTGGGTCATCAACGGGGCGAAGATTTTTATCACGAATGGCGCCTCGAAGATCACCGCTGGGATAACGGTCCAATCGGTCACCGGAAAATTGTCTAACGGAAATAAGGAAATTTCTTGTATCCTTGTTGAATCAGGAACCGTTGGTTTTAGTACCCGCGAGATGCATCACAAACTCACTTGGCGGTCGAGCAATACCGGCGAGCTCTTCTTCGAGGATGTTACCGTCCCTGAGGCGAATCTTTTAGGAAAGAAGGGTGACGGTTATCGTCAGATGCTGGCGACGCTCGACGGAGGGCGACTCGCGATCGCCGCGATGGGGGTCGGGGGGGCGCAAGGGGCGTTTGAGGCTGCGTTGAAATATTCTCAGGAACGAAAAACCTTCGGGCTTCCGCTCTGTAAACACCAAACGATCGCCTTTAAATTGGCCGATATGGCGACGGAGATCGAGCTGGCCCGAACCTTTCTCTATAGGGCCTGTTGGTTGAAGGACCAAGGCCAGCCTTTTAAGAAGGAGGCGGCGATGGCGAAACTCTACGCCTCCGAGATGATGGGGAGGGTCGCCGATGCCGCCGTTCAGATCCATGGCGGCTATGGGTTGATGGAAGAATATCCCGTTGCCAAATTTTACAGAGACCAACGCCTGCTCGAGATCGGCGAAGGGACCTCTGAAGTCCAGAGAATGGTGATCTCGAGGCAGATTGGGTGTTAA
- a CDS encoding Fic family protein — MLKIISKIDELQNEINRFRPFDPSLEQKLQERLRAEWTYNSNAIEGNSLTFGETIFFLREGLTSEGRPLKDYLEAKNHAEAIDGLHDIVIQRRELTEGLIKELHAVLLRGSEFTEALGDNGVVVHKPVSAGQYKIRPNHVLTLSGKIHHYAEPLHVKEAMEKLLLWYHQTKEMHPVENGALFHYRFVEIHPFDDGNGRLARLLMNLILMQSGYPPCIIQMARRRKYLEALEATDRSGETTSFVSFVAEELLSTQQTILEILTGQDSGLRAGEKSPLNREERERLLLNIISKEELSISQVQSRLPQVKRPTLKSDLQRLVRVGRLKRRGTGKGVVYLIS; from the coding sequence ATGTTAAAAATTATAAGTAAAATAGACGAGTTACAGAATGAAATTAACCGGTTTCGGCCGTTTGATCCCTCCCTAGAACAGAAACTTCAAGAGAGATTACGGGCTGAATGGACCTATAACTCTAACGCGATTGAAGGAAATAGCCTGACGTTTGGAGAGACCATTTTTTTCTTGCGCGAAGGGCTGACCTCTGAAGGGAGACCTTTAAAAGATTATCTTGAGGCAAAGAACCATGCCGAGGCGATCGATGGGCTGCATGATATTGTGATACAGAGAAGAGAGCTCACCGAAGGTCTGATTAAAGAACTTCATGCTGTTTTGCTCAGGGGATCCGAGTTTACTGAGGCGCTTGGTGACAACGGGGTTGTGGTTCACAAACCGGTCTCTGCCGGTCAATACAAGATTCGGCCGAATCATGTCCTGACCCTCTCCGGAAAAATTCACCACTATGCCGAACCCCTCCATGTGAAGGAGGCGATGGAAAAATTGCTTCTCTGGTATCATCAGACAAAAGAAATGCATCCTGTGGAAAATGGGGCCCTGTTTCATTATCGTTTTGTTGAGATTCATCCTTTCGATGATGGAAATGGTCGGTTGGCACGCCTCCTCATGAATCTCATTTTAATGCAGAGTGGATATCCCCCTTGTATTATTCAAATGGCTCGTCGTCGAAAATATCTTGAGGCGCTTGAAGCAACGGACAGAAGCGGAGAAACGACATCCTTTGTTTCTTTTGTGGCCGAAGAACTCCTTTCAACACAACAAACAATTCTAGAAATCCTCACAGGACAAGATTCAGGTCTGCGTGCAGGAGAGAAGAGCCCGCTGAACCGTGAAGAACGCGAACGTCTTCTTCTAAATATTATCAGCAAGGAAGAGCTCTCGATCAGTCAGGTTCAGAGCCGCTTGCCACAGGTGAAGCGGCCAACACTCAAGAGCGACCTTCAAAGACTGGTTCGAGTTGGCAGACTGAAGAGACGAGGAACCGGCAAGGGGGTTGTCTACTTAATTTCATAA
- a CDS encoding MBL fold metallo-hydrolase, which produces MFKVDSFGPTKRLTMARSFSGKAYFHCHAYLIDQLLIDTGCPCASKPFQSFLDNENISQAAVTHYHEDHAGNVISLNLSGIPVLAPSSSVKKIARGVVNQLSKSQLYALLAWGKSWGGMSEPLPKKIETAHHTFEVISMPGHSEDMHVFYVPSEGWLFSGDLFIAARRSYWRREEDPLKTMTSLRQALALDFDSLFCGHAPILKNGKEALKKKLEFMEETQQKAIKLKDEGLSISQIIKKLFGGEKLVPVVTLGDFSRQRFIEGLLAQPSTESAKTVT; this is translated from the coding sequence ATGTTCAAGGTCGACAGTTTTGGTCCCACAAAAAGACTCACAATGGCCCGCAGTTTTTCGGGAAAGGCCTATTTTCATTGCCATGCCTATCTCATCGACCAGTTATTGATTGACACCGGATGCCCCTGTGCTTCCAAACCATTTCAATCTTTTCTCGATAACGAGAACATCTCACAGGCAGCCGTCACCCATTATCATGAGGATCATGCGGGGAATGTGATCAGCCTGAACCTCTCCGGGATTCCGGTGCTCGCCCCCTCCTCCAGCGTCAAGAAGATCGCACGCGGGGTTGTGAATCAGCTCAGCAAGTCACAGTTGTATGCGCTCCTCGCGTGGGGGAAAAGCTGGGGTGGGATGAGTGAGCCTCTGCCCAAAAAAATTGAGACAGCACATCACACCTTTGAAGTGATCTCGATGCCGGGCCACTCCGAGGATATGCATGTTTTTTATGTCCCGAGCGAGGGGTGGCTTTTCTCCGGCGACCTCTTCATCGCCGCACGGAGAAGTTATTGGAGGCGAGAAGAAGATCCCCTCAAAACAATGACCAGCCTACGCCAGGCGCTGGCACTTGATTTCGACTCTCTCTTCTGTGGGCATGCCCCCATTCTGAAAAATGGAAAGGAAGCGTTGAAGAAAAAATTGGAGTTTATGGAAGAGACCCAGCAGAAGGCAATCAAACTTAAAGATGAAGGTCTTTCGATCTCCCAAATAATCAAAAAACTCTTCGGGGGCGAAAAGCTTGTCCCGGTGGTGACCCTGGGTGATTTTTCAAGACAACGGTTTATTGAGGGGCTCTTGGCTCAGCCTTCGACCGAATCGGCAAAGACCGTTACCTGA
- a CDS encoding PD-(D/E)XK nuclease family protein, which yields MGVLQNQFSWSKSRDEKFRECPRQYYYHHYGSWGGWDQRSDPKIRELYILKNLKSRQMWMGEVVHHAVENALKHYQQNQEMPTDAFLTQLTQRMRREFKESRDKRYRQSPGKLLGLYEHEYEKGIPDEKWVEIHESARRCFSTFANLIFPQRVKPIPVEHWKLIEEMQEFQFEGTKIYVKIDFAYEDENGLKILDWKTGKTEDVDNEIQLDCYGLFSRDHFKIPVERIETVIVNINTGKETSRKMIEAKMDFAKHYLRNSIAGMKRLLKDPEKNIAVEDDFPFTENEKTCRWCNFQKICPKWA from the coding sequence ATGGGAGTTTTACAGAATCAATTTTCTTGGTCAAAGTCGAGAGATGAGAAGTTTCGCGAATGTCCTCGTCAATATTACTATCATCACTACGGCTCCTGGGGGGGATGGGATCAGAGATCGGATCCGAAGATTCGCGAACTGTATATCCTGAAGAATTTAAAAAGCCGTCAGATGTGGATGGGGGAGGTGGTCCACCATGCGGTGGAGAATGCCCTCAAGCATTATCAGCAAAATCAGGAGATGCCGACCGATGCCTTTTTAACCCAACTCACCCAGAGGATGAGACGGGAATTCAAGGAATCTCGTGACAAAAGGTATCGTCAATCCCCCGGAAAGCTCCTGGGTCTGTATGAGCATGAGTATGAGAAAGGGATCCCGGATGAGAAATGGGTCGAGATCCATGAGTCGGCCCGGCGATGTTTTTCGACCTTTGCTAATCTCATCTTTCCTCAGAGGGTCAAGCCGATCCCGGTCGAGCACTGGAAACTGATCGAGGAGATGCAGGAATTCCAGTTTGAGGGGACGAAGATTTACGTAAAAATAGACTTTGCCTACGAAGACGAAAATGGGTTGAAGATTCTCGACTGGAAAACCGGTAAAACCGAGGATGTGGACAACGAGATCCAGCTCGACTGCTATGGTCTTTTTTCACGGGATCATTTCAAAATTCCCGTCGAGCGGATTGAGACCGTCATCGTTAATATCAATACCGGCAAGGAAACATCCCGCAAGATGATCGAGGCGAAGATGGACTTTGCAAAACATTATCTCCGCAATTCCATCGCCGGCATGAAACGTTTACTGAAAGACCCGGAGAAAAATATTGCGGTCGAAGATGATTTCCCGTTTACCGAAAACGAAAAGACCTGCCGCTGGTGTAACTTCCAAAAAATCTGCCCGAAGTGGGCGTGA
- the atpC gene encoding ATP synthase F1 subunit epsilon, producing MSKLKLTIVTPEKAVASEEVDEVVIPGIAGEFGVLPEHTTFLTALGQGTLTYKKQNSSKSFQISGGFCEVRENQVTVFADSVEG from the coding sequence TTGTCAAAATTGAAACTAACCATTGTAACCCCTGAAAAGGCAGTCGCCTCTGAAGAGGTGGATGAGGTGGTGATCCCTGGGATCGCAGGGGAGTTCGGCGTCCTGCCCGAACACACGACATTCCTGACCGCCTTGGGGCAGGGGACCCTCACGTACAAAAAACAAAATTCATCAAAATCGTTTCAGATCTCAGGTGGTTTTTGTGAGGTACGCGAAAATCAGGTAACGGTCTTTGCCGATTCGGTCGAAGGCTGA
- a CDS encoding alpha/beta hydrolase, which produces MIVTWLATKLLFFPIKSISFYPSQMETPYEEVRFKNDEGLLLHGWFFPGTKPDRTLLFLHGNAGNIGDRLDHIKQLLKIGWNIFIFDYRGYGGSEGSPSIEGLQKDTDAAYRWLVSGKEGTKFLPEQIVVWGESLGGAYATDLATREPLRALILQSTFTSLHDIAQTHYPFIPKPIVPDIYRSIDKVRKIRSPLLVIHGTSDETVPFWMGKKLFESAPHPKRFYEVKEALHNNGYEIGKKEYLSQIEVFLNEAGF; this is translated from the coding sequence ATGATCGTCACCTGGCTCGCGACAAAACTCCTTTTTTTCCCGATCAAATCGATTTCTTTCTATCCTTCACAGATGGAAACCCCCTACGAAGAGGTCCGATTTAAAAATGACGAAGGGCTTTTGCTTCATGGTTGGTTCTTTCCTGGGACAAAACCGGATCGCACGCTCCTTTTTCTCCATGGAAACGCCGGAAATATTGGCGATCGGCTGGATCATATCAAACAGCTCCTGAAGATCGGTTGGAATATCTTTATCTTCGATTACCGAGGATATGGTGGCAGTGAAGGGAGTCCCTCGATCGAAGGATTACAGAAAGACACCGACGCCGCCTATCGGTGGCTCGTCTCGGGGAAGGAAGGGACCAAATTCCTCCCCGAACAGATCGTTGTCTGGGGGGAGTCCCTCGGTGGAGCTTACGCAACCGATCTTGCCACACGAGAACCACTACGTGCCTTGATCCTGCAGAGCACCTTTACAAGTTTGCATGATATTGCCCAAACCCATTACCCCTTTATCCCCAAACCGATTGTTCCGGATATCTATCGATCGATCGACAAGGTTCGAAAGATCCGGAGTCCGCTGCTCGTGATCCATGGCACCTCCGATGAGACTGTCCCTTTCTGGATGGGGAAAAAACTCTTTGAATCCGCCCCACATCCGAAGAGATTCTATGAAGTGAAGGAGGCACTCCATAATAATGGGTATGAAATTGGCAAGAAAGAATATCTCAGTCAGATCGAGGTATTCTTAAATGAGGCGGGGTTTTAG
- a CDS encoding isoprenylcysteine carboxylmethyltransferase family protein gives MDFLILLTAWIWIPLIPLRLLLHAGVSFWRRLKGASVWVIAVYFFLIDLFLYKKSSLFLDWQFSPIPFSIPIGVSLVLFALLFHFWTVQTLGLSTLFLRPQMNPEKIKISIVIMGPYRWVRHPFYLVDWVMLLGLTLLTSSWLVLCIFGAALITIPFVTRFEEEELVERFGDEYRQYQKQVPRLIPRWR, from the coding sequence ATGGATTTTCTTATCCTTTTGACCGCCTGGATCTGGATCCCCCTGATTCCTCTTCGACTCCTTCTTCATGCCGGGGTCTCCTTCTGGCGTCGTCTAAAAGGGGCCTCTGTTTGGGTCATTGCTGTCTACTTTTTTCTGATCGATCTTTTCCTCTATAAAAAATCATCGCTCTTTCTTGATTGGCAGTTTTCACCAATCCCTTTTTCAATTCCGATCGGGGTCTCATTGGTACTCTTTGCCCTTCTTTTCCATTTTTGGACGGTACAGACCTTGGGCCTAAGCACCCTGTTTCTCCGTCCTCAAATGAACCCGGAAAAAATCAAGATCTCAATCGTGATCATGGGGCCTTATCGATGGGTGCGCCATCCTTTTTATCTGGTTGATTGGGTGATGTTGCTCGGCCTTACCCTTCTCACCTCATCCTGGCTCGTTCTCTGTATCTTCGGGGCTGCCCTGATCACGATCCCTTTTGTGACACGTTTTGAAGAGGAAGAGCTGGTTGAAAGATTTGGGGATGAGTATCGTCAATATCAAAAACAGGTCCCTCGCTTGATCCCCCGCTGGAGATAA
- a CDS encoding FAD-binding oxidoreductase, with product MNSNSHDQKVSRVLEQLEKFQSRPQPLSLKKEVVSHMVPNPNNPKHRYQKIDLSPLNEILEINPVEKTCIAESGVTFSDLVQKTLPLGLIPALVPELKTITLGGAVSGCSVESMSYKLGGFHDSCLEYEVITGEGKIIPCSPQKKPEIFQMIHGSYGTLGILSRLKFRLLPAKRYVRVDYVTYASFNDFSVGMEEAMKRSDVDFIDGILHSPKQNVLCLGRFVEEAPYTSDYTRLNIYYKSTREKKTDYLKTYDYLFRYDTECHWLSRTIPGMETKLLRLLLGKLILSSTNLLTWSQRLGPLLKYDKRPDVVVDLFIPRNQVLRFMNLYREKIGYYPLWIVPYRVPQPYPWLDDNYQKRINDDLFIDIAVYGLKNRRKDVNYYQLIEEMVYDCHGIKTLISHNSYSRERFWEIYNEPNYERVKRETDPHNLFRNLYDKFHFSKQLT from the coding sequence ATGAATTCTAACTCCCACGATCAAAAAGTCTCTCGTGTCTTGGAGCAGCTTGAGAAATTTCAATCAAGACCGCAGCCCCTCTCTCTCAAAAAAGAGGTGGTGTCTCATATGGTTCCGAATCCGAACAACCCCAAGCATCGGTATCAAAAAATTGACCTCTCTCCCTTGAATGAAATCCTGGAGATCAATCCAGTGGAGAAGACCTGCATTGCCGAATCGGGGGTGACCTTCTCGGATCTGGTTCAGAAGACGCTGCCCCTTGGTTTGATCCCCGCTCTCGTTCCCGAACTGAAGACGATCACGCTCGGTGGGGCGGTGTCTGGCTGTTCTGTCGAATCGATGTCTTACAAATTAGGCGGTTTTCACGATAGCTGTCTCGAATATGAGGTCATCACAGGTGAGGGAAAGATCATCCCTTGTTCTCCCCAAAAAAAACCTGAAATCTTCCAGATGATCCACGGCTCTTATGGAACATTAGGGATCCTCTCAAGGCTTAAATTCAGACTCTTGCCGGCGAAGCGGTATGTTCGTGTTGATTATGTGACTTATGCCTCATTCAATGATTTTTCCGTTGGAATGGAAGAGGCGATGAAGAGGTCCGATGTCGATTTCATCGATGGGATTCTGCACTCTCCCAAACAGAATGTCCTCTGCCTCGGGAGGTTTGTCGAGGAAGCCCCCTACACGAGTGACTACACACGGCTCAATATTTATTATAAAAGTACGCGGGAGAAGAAGACCGATTATCTGAAGACCTATGATTATCTCTTTCGTTACGACACCGAATGTCATTGGCTCTCTCGAACGATCCCGGGGATGGAGACGAAGCTTCTACGCCTGCTCCTCGGGAAACTGATTCTCTCGTCGACGAATCTCCTGACATGGTCCCAAAGGCTTGGGCCGCTTTTGAAGTACGACAAGAGACCTGATGTCGTGGTCGATCTCTTCATCCCGAGAAATCAGGTCTTGCGTTTTATGAATCTTTATCGAGAGAAGATAGGTTACTATCCGCTCTGGATTGTCCCCTATCGTGTGCCTCAACCTTATCCATGGCTTGATGACAATTATCAAAAACGGATCAACGACGACCTCTTCATCGACATCGCCGTCTACGGGCTTAAGAATCGTCGCAAAGATGTGAATTACTATCAGCTTATCGAAGAAATGGTCTATGATTGTCACGGGATCAAGACGCTGATCTCTCATAATTCCTATTCCAGGGAGCGCTTTTGGGAAATTTATAACGAACCGAACTATGAGAGGGTCAAAAGAGAGACCGATCCCCATAATCTCTTTCGGAATCTCTACGACAAGTTTCATTTTTCAAAGCAGCTCACCTGA